From Kiritimatiellales bacterium, one genomic window encodes:
- a CDS encoding MATE family efflux transporter, translating to MASKIPSASYRQLLKIAIPLIVTSASFTIQNFCDRMFLAWYSSAALQAAVPAGVLAFTLICGFMAMVAFANTLVAQYYGTGDLHSCSRSVAQAVLLSICTFPLILLLIPVGLGLLNVSGHAPDVLFEERRYFMIMMFSGLSITLNAAISSFFSGRGITRIIMVTAILSTLVNIILNWLLIFGHGPFPEMGIAGAGIASVIATFVSPVIMLCLYFSKEADRDYHTRRLFKFDAPLFRRLLRFGIPSGVHMVLDMASFTVFVLLIGRLGETAFVAANIVLSVNHISFMPSIGIGQAAATLVGQHIGRGNYSGASRSGWHAVQIGWIYTAFAAATFLLFPEFYVELFSRSDSIPFDEVFGVARILLIFAAAWGLMDSTTIILAGALRGAGDTHFVMWFMTSAAWFFFALGEFVIIVLLNLGIYVAWGWMVFYICILCTGFIMRFRSTRWHNIQLIEHHL from the coding sequence ATGGCTTCCAAAATTCCATCTGCATCATATCGTCAACTGTTGAAAATTGCGATTCCGCTGATTGTCACATCCGCGTCGTTTACCATTCAGAATTTTTGCGACCGCATGTTTCTCGCCTGGTACAGTTCCGCAGCTCTACAGGCTGCCGTGCCCGCCGGAGTGCTGGCTTTCACACTGATCTGTGGATTCATGGCAATGGTTGCATTTGCCAACACTCTGGTTGCACAATATTACGGCACCGGCGATCTGCACAGCTGCAGCCGCTCTGTTGCACAGGCGGTGCTGCTTTCAATATGCACGTTTCCGCTGATTCTGCTTTTAATTCCTGTCGGACTGGGGCTGTTAAATGTCAGCGGTCATGCGCCGGATGTGCTGTTTGAAGAGAGACGATACTTCATGATCATGATGTTTTCCGGCCTGAGCATCACGCTGAATGCCGCTATCAGCAGTTTTTTTTCCGGGCGCGGCATTACGCGCATCATCATGGTTACGGCGATTCTCTCTACGCTTGTAAATATTATTTTGAACTGGCTGTTGATTTTTGGACACGGCCCGTTTCCGGAAATGGGAATTGCCGGCGCCGGAATTGCATCTGTGATTGCCACGTTTGTATCGCCGGTGATCATGTTATGCCTCTATTTCTCCAAAGAGGCCGATCGCGATTATCACACGCGCCGGCTGTTCAAATTCGATGCGCCGCTTTTCCGGCGGCTGCTCCGGTTCGGCATACCGTCCGGCGTTCATATGGTGCTTGATATGGCGTCATTTACTGTGTTTGTGCTGCTCATCGGCCGGCTGGGGGAAACTGCATTTGTCGCCGCTAATATTGTGCTGAGTGTGAATCATATTTCATTCATGCCGTCCATCGGAATCGGACAGGCGGCGGCTACGCTTGTCGGGCAGCACATCGGACGCGGTAACTATTCCGGCGCATCGCGCTCCGGCTGGCACGCCGTGCAAATCGGCTGGATCTATACAGCGTTTGCCGCCGCAACGTTTCTGCTGTTTCCCGAATTTTACGTTGAACTTTTTTCGCGCAGCGACAGCATTCCATTTGATGAAGTTTTCGGCGTAGCGCGCATCCTGCTGATTTTCGCTGCGGCGTGGGGGCTCATGGACTCAACCACCATCATCCTCGCCGGTGCATTGCGCGGCGCCGGCGACACCCATTTTGTTATGTGGTTTATGACCAGCGCGGCCTGGTTTTTCTTTGCACTTGGTGAATTTGTTATCATTGTGCTGCTCAATCTCGGGATCTATGTTGCATGGGGCTGGATGGTGTTCTACATCTGTATTCTCTGCACTGGATTTATAATGCGGTTCCGCTCAACCCGCTGGCATAATATCCAGCTGATAGAACATCATTTGTAA
- a CDS encoding pseudouridine synthase yields the protein MEKERLSKIMAARGLCSRREADRYIERGLVFVDGKRITELGTKIFSDQKVELAREARQRQSAQATILLNKPVGYVSGQAEDGYEPAQVLITAGNRWSGDTSPEKFSPAHLNGLAVAGRLDIDSTGLLVLTQNGAMARRIIGEDSEVDKEYLVRVKGKIKTGGLKLLNHGLSLDGKKLKPAQVSWQNDDQLRFVLHEGKKRQIRRMCELVGLTVTGLKRIRIGRVRLGNLPRGRWRYLCVDEQF from the coding sequence ATGGAAAAAGAACGGCTTTCTAAAATTATGGCTGCGCGCGGACTTTGTTCGCGCCGTGAGGCTGACCGGTATATTGAGCGCGGTTTAGTCTTTGTCGATGGCAAGCGCATCACTGAGCTGGGGACCAAAATTTTTTCTGATCAAAAAGTTGAACTCGCGCGCGAAGCGCGTCAGCGGCAGTCTGCACAGGCAACCATCCTTTTAAATAAACCGGTCGGTTATGTTTCCGGTCAGGCAGAGGACGGCTATGAGCCGGCTCAGGTTTTAATCACCGCCGGTAACCGATGGAGCGGTGACACGTCGCCGGAAAAATTTTCTCCGGCGCATCTCAATGGACTTGCCGTCGCCGGACGGCTGGACATTGATTCCACCGGACTGCTGGTGCTTACGCAAAACGGCGCCATGGCGCGCCGGATTATCGGTGAAGATTCAGAAGTAGATAAAGAATACCTCGTGCGCGTGAAAGGCAAAATCAAAACCGGCGGACTAAAACTTTTAAATCACGGACTCAGCCTCGACGGTAAAAAACTGAAACCGGCGCAGGTGAGTTGGCAGAACGACGATCAGTTGCGTTTTGTTCTGCACGAAGGGAAAAAACGGCAGATCCGGCGCATGTGTGAACTGGTCGGACTCACTGTTACCGGACTTAAACGTATTCGCATCGGCCGCGTCCGGCTTGGTAATCTTCCCCGGGGCCGGTGGCGTTATTTGTGTGTTGATGAACAATTTTAA
- a CDS encoding sialate O-acetylesterase, whose product MNLIKVLALFLSVQMTAPAELAPAGIFSDNAILQRNEPVRVWGTATAGETVTVEFAGQKKSAKANSDGRWEITLDPMDASAESRDMVFTSSIGKEQVTISGVLVGEVWLGGGQSNMQTPMNYYSSREQGNIIKDEIDSANDPLLRMATVPYAATPGKDSTIAWKSSPPETIRPFSATGYYFAKHLREALNVPVGIIACSEGSAVAETWMSKDTLANTSDFYRTLEAYDFILNAIENGTATAAMTALTPQMLPYQLYDSMLTRVIPYTIRGVIWYQGERNANTKASQRYYDVFSTLIEEWRQDFKNPDMPFLFVQLASYQPSVMNFHWPELREAQCKVEGAVTNTGMIVLLDGGDEQEIHPHSKPLVGYRLSLLARNMVYGETNLVCRGPRLENAQVSGKKIELTFKDCGAGLELRPEGVNDFEICGEDGNYVPAQAELVNGKVVVSAAEVSEPEYVRYGWRQWVVPILYNQEGLPASPFRTDNFKETTYNRLFLDVVIGK is encoded by the coding sequence ATGAACCTTATAAAGGTCTTAGCCTTGTTCCTGTCCGTTCAAATGACCGCCCCGGCGGAACTGGCGCCGGCGGGCATTTTTTCAGATAATGCGATCTTACAACGGAATGAACCGGTGCGTGTCTGGGGAACCGCGACTGCCGGAGAGACAGTAACGGTTGAATTCGCCGGACAGAAAAAAAGTGCAAAAGCAAATTCTGACGGACGCTGGGAGATTACATTAGATCCGATGGATGCGTCAGCCGAATCGCGGGATATGGTGTTTACTTCATCTATCGGCAAAGAACAGGTTACGATTTCTGGTGTCCTGGTCGGTGAAGTCTGGCTCGGCGGTGGACAGTCAAATATGCAGACCCCGATGAATTATTACAGTTCGAGAGAGCAGGGGAATATAATTAAGGACGAGATCGACAGCGCGAATGATCCATTATTGCGGATGGCCACCGTTCCGTATGCCGCGACCCCTGGTAAAGACTCAACGATTGCATGGAAATCGTCTCCGCCGGAAACGATTAGACCATTTTCGGCGACCGGGTATTATTTTGCAAAACATCTGCGTGAAGCATTGAATGTTCCGGTGGGAATTATCGCCTGTTCCGAGGGCAGTGCGGTAGCTGAAACATGGATGAGCAAAGACACTCTGGCAAACACGTCGGATTTTTATCGCACGCTGGAGGCTTATGATTTCATCTTGAACGCGATCGAAAATGGAACTGCAACCGCGGCAATGACCGCATTGACACCGCAAATGCTTCCTTATCAACTATATGATTCTATGTTGACGCGAGTTATTCCGTACACTATCCGCGGTGTGATCTGGTACCAGGGCGAACGGAATGCCAATACGAAAGCCAGTCAGCGGTATTACGATGTTTTTTCGACGTTGATTGAAGAGTGGCGGCAGGATTTTAAAAATCCGGACATGCCGTTTCTGTTTGTTCAATTGGCTTCATACCAGCCGTCAGTAATGAATTTTCATTGGCCGGAGCTGCGTGAAGCGCAATGCAAAGTTGAAGGAGCTGTGACGAATACCGGTATGATTGTGCTGCTGGACGGCGGTGACGAGCAGGAGATTCATCCGCATTCAAAACCGCTGGTTGGCTACCGGTTATCATTGCTGGCACGGAATATGGTTTATGGTGAAACGAATCTGGTCTGCCGCGGACCGCGCCTGGAAAATGCGCAGGTTTCCGGCAAAAAAATTGAACTGACATTTAAAGATTGCGGTGCCGGGCTTGAATTAAGGCCGGAGGGTGTAAATGATTTTGAAATCTGCGGCGAAGACGGCAATTATGTTCCGGCGCAGGCTGAACTTGTGAACGGCAAAGTGGTTGTTTCTGCCGCCGAAGTAAGCGAACCGGAGTATGTCCGTTACGGCTGGCGGCAGTGGGTTGTTCCGATCCTCTACAATCAAGAAGGTCTGCCGGCATCACCATTCCGCACGGACAATTTCAAGGAAACAACATACAATCGCCTTTTTCTGGATGTCGTAATTGGAAAGTGA
- the tmk gene encoding dTMP kinase — MRGKFITLEGPEGSGKSTQAKLLIDWLKKTHGIHAIYTREPGGTALGEAIRDLLQHNAAGEAPCERAELLLFEASRNQLVEKIIKPNLAAGIWVICDRFIDSTVAYQGFARGLPVDEVKAINEFTIAGTLPDLTLLLDLPVETGFARIAKRYAAAGESADRFEREARSFHEKVRAGYLQLAAENPARIRIIDTAQEIQDTSAEIINTIDHVFFKQSV, encoded by the coding sequence ATGCGCGGAAAATTTATCACATTAGAAGGACCAGAAGGTTCAGGAAAATCGACCCAGGCTAAACTGCTGATCGACTGGCTGAAAAAAACACACGGTATACACGCCATTTACACGCGCGAACCCGGCGGCACCGCGCTCGGCGAAGCGATCCGCGATCTGCTGCAGCATAACGCCGCCGGCGAGGCACCGTGTGAGCGCGCCGAACTGCTGCTGTTTGAGGCGAGCCGCAATCAGCTGGTTGAAAAAATCATTAAACCGAATCTCGCCGCCGGAATCTGGGTCATCTGCGACCGCTTTATTGACTCAACGGTTGCCTATCAGGGCTTCGCGCGCGGCCTGCCGGTAGACGAGGTAAAAGCGATTAACGAATTTACCATTGCCGGCACACTGCCGGATTTAACACTGCTGCTCGATCTGCCGGTGGAAACCGGCTTTGCGCGTATTGCGAAACGCTACGCCGCCGCCGGTGAATCCGCCGACCGGTTTGAACGCGAAGCGCGTTCGTTTCACGAAAAAGTCCGCGCCGGCTATCTGCAGCTCGCTGCCGAAAATCCGGCGCGCATCCGCATCATCGACACCGCGCAGGAAATCCAGGATACTTCTGCCGAAATTATAAACACCATTGATCATGTCTTCTTCAAACAGTCAGTTTAA
- a CDS encoding cation:proton antiporter: MGLLTIIGLCVLLGVIGAWVFQKLHIPQVVGYIVIGVLIGESGLRIVSQADVIALRPFNMFALGLIGFLVGGELQGGILKKYGKQFTLILLGEGVAAFTLVGLFTTLIIYLVCHDFVMALAAGTVLGAIASATDPASTIDVLWEYRTAGVLTTAIIAIVALDDALAMTLYALGTSTAQMLTSGGSELGRELIKVSTELFGSVILGLAAGFALNLILRFLPQKERRLGLALGVILLTISAAVVLHMDVILATMALGILLINLAPRRSKELFELIRSFSSPIYILFFVLVGARLGVRHMPPWLWGIVAVYVIMRNFGKWIGSYWGGRWSKADEPVTKYLGLSLFAQGGVAVGLSIVASQHLQNIFVTETLSLGDMIIFTVTATTLVVQLIGPPCTKLAVKLAKETGRNITEEDVIAELTVADVVNPDIQPLPEGLPLRVVLHNFTERDELVYPVASFDGRVIGVLTFETLRELLGNPESWHWLVAGDVMQPVEEKATLKMKLADVLDDMSRMQLEAIPVTRGDGTDTPAGVLDIRYARRRIREELVHRTSVCY, translated from the coding sequence ATGGGTTTGCTGACGATCATCGGTCTGTGTGTGCTGCTGGGTGTTATCGGTGCGTGGGTTTTTCAAAAGCTGCACATTCCGCAGGTTGTCGGTTATATCGTCATCGGTGTGCTGATCGGCGAGAGCGGGTTGCGGATTGTTTCGCAGGCGGATGTGATTGCGCTGCGGCCGTTCAATATGTTTGCGCTCGGGCTGATCGGCTTTCTGGTGGGCGGTGAACTGCAGGGCGGCATTCTTAAAAAATACGGCAAACAGTTTACGCTGATTCTGCTCGGCGAGGGTGTCGCGGCGTTTACGCTCGTCGGATTGTTCACAACGCTGATTATTTATCTTGTCTGTCACGATTTTGTGATGGCGCTTGCCGCCGGCACCGTACTTGGTGCAATTGCTTCCGCCACCGATCCGGCGTCAACAATTGATGTGCTGTGGGAATACCGCACCGCCGGTGTTTTAACCACCGCCATTATCGCTATCGTCGCGCTTGATGATGCACTTGCAATGACACTCTACGCACTCGGTACCAGCACCGCGCAAATGCTCACCTCCGGCGGATCCGAGCTCGGCCGGGAGCTGATCAAAGTGAGTACCGAACTGTTCGGTTCTGTTATACTCGGCCTCGCCGCCGGTTTTGCGCTGAATCTGATTCTCCGTTTTCTGCCGCAAAAAGAGCGGCGGCTCGGGCTCGCGCTCGGCGTCATTCTGTTAACCATCAGCGCCGCAGTGGTTCTCCATATGGACGTTATTCTGGCGACGATGGCGCTCGGCATTCTTTTAATCAACCTTGCCCCGCGCCGGAGTAAAGAGCTGTTTGAGTTGATCCGTTCCTTCTCCTCGCCGATTTATATTCTGTTTTTTGTTCTCGTCGGCGCACGGCTTGGCGTACGCCACATGCCGCCGTGGCTGTGGGGGATCGTTGCGGTGTATGTGATCATGCGCAACTTCGGCAAATGGATCGGATCATACTGGGGCGGGCGGTGGTCAAAAGCAGATGAGCCGGTCACGAAATATCTTGGACTTTCACTCTTCGCACAGGGCGGGGTGGCAGTTGGGTTATCCATCGTTGCCTCACAGCATCTGCAGAATATATTCGTTACCGAAACGCTGTCGCTCGGCGATATGATCATCTTCACTGTCACAGCTACCACGCTTGTCGTTCAGCTCATTGGTCCGCCGTGTACCAAGCTTGCGGTGAAGCTGGCGAAAGAAACCGGCAGAAATATCACCGAAGAAGATGTTATCGCCGAGCTGACGGTGGCTGATGTGGTGAATCCTGATATACAACCGCTGCCGGAAGGACTTCCGCTTCGTGTTGTGCTGCATAATTTTACCGAAAGGGATGAACTCGTTTATCCCGTCGCCTCCTTTGACGGGCGCGTGATCGGCGTTCTAACCTTCGAGACGCTGCGCGAACTGCTCGGTAATCCCGAAAGCTGGCACTGGCTCGTTGCCGGCGATGTCATGCAGCCTGTGGAAGAGAAAGCGACACTCAAAATGAAACTGGCCGATGTGCTCGATGATATGAGCCGCATGCAGCTTGAAGCCATTCCGGTGACACGCGGTGACGGCACCGATACGCCCGCCGGCGTGCTCGACATCCGTTACGCCCGCCGGCGCATCCGTGAAGAACTCGTGCACCGCACCTCGGTTTGCTATTAA
- the deoC gene encoding deoxyribose-phosphate aldolase: MNSLIDHTLLKADATEEQIRRLCDEAREFKFAAVCVNPFYVPLVHSLLQGSGVKTCSVICFPLGAVSTPEKAAAARTAISGGAQEVDMVMNIGALKDRRDGFVRADISAVAGICHAAGALLKVILETGLLTDEEKERACKLCIEASVDFVKTSTGFGAGVAMVEDVMLMSNIVKSAGLGVKASGGIRTLAAVQEMTVAGATRIGTSSGVAIMKEIQTANKH, from the coding sequence ATGAATTCGCTCATTGATCACACTTTGCTGAAAGCGGACGCAACGGAAGAACAAATCCGGCGGCTTTGCGACGAGGCCCGTGAATTCAAATTTGCTGCCGTTTGTGTAAATCCGTTTTATGTCCCGCTTGTTCATTCATTGCTGCAGGGCAGCGGAGTGAAAACCTGTTCTGTCATTTGCTTTCCGCTGGGCGCCGTCAGTACGCCGGAAAAAGCCGCCGCCGCCCGCACTGCAATTTCCGGCGGTGCACAGGAAGTTGATATGGTTATGAATATCGGCGCATTGAAAGACCGGCGCGACGGGTTTGTCCGTGCCGATATTTCCGCTGTTGCCGGAATCTGTCATGCCGCCGGTGCGCTGCTGAAAGTTATTTTAGAAACCGGACTGCTGACAGACGAAGAAAAGGAGCGCGCCTGTAAACTCTGTATTGAAGCGTCCGTTGATTTTGTAAAAACTTCCACCGGGTTTGGCGCCGGCGTTGCGATGGTGGAAGACGTGATGCTCATGTCAAACATTGTAAAAAGCGCCGGCCTCGGCGTTAAGGCCTCCGGCGGAATCCGTACGCTCGCCGCTGTTCAGGAAATGACTGTCGCCGGTGCGACGCGCATCGGCACCAGCTCCGGCGTGGCGATTATGAAAGAAATACAAACCGCTAATAAACACTGA
- a CDS encoding SurA N-terminal domain-containing protein, whose translation MAMMIHFRKLVQSRVIWYIILGVIVISFVGFFTPSLKFGGRQQKIYAGKLYGKKITMQEFSNAYSSAYLWQILSSGRMISQSAEVVEMIRHEAWLRIAALKKAEQEKIAAGNEEIVMNIQRFPLFVNPQTGVFDSGYYRALLQQIGVSPNTVEALFREQLILSKLYFRNTQAALIPPSELSRAYHVYTDLFTVDYAILARAAVENDVAVTRDQAEEFYVLYPEQFRIPERIRVSYIEIPVNSFFGEVELTDEEMLQHYTRNLEQYRADTTNETGAVEYKDFDAVKDKIAAELRAAGARRLAAGRAADLVAEMTPRTDGSEPTFRETVTAAGFEIKTLPPFGATDEVKGIDATSNFRQQALALQPDSYSSYSDPVVGRDFVYIISLGQRYDSFIPSFDVVASDASEKAKAKAVNEALTRRALEIYGTLVTKIAAGETFGAAINEFNLDPVTTPEFSMMSDLDDPNAAAIMPLCINAQKGEVCEPAPVADGVLIAYIADRKAIDSEVGLTGMREELVHMMENSRAQQLAASWRNALLVEAEFEETLPQ comes from the coding sequence ATGGCAATGATGATTCATTTTCGGAAACTGGTTCAATCGCGGGTGATTTGGTATATCATTCTCGGTGTAATCGTAATTTCATTTGTCGGCTTTTTTACCCCGTCACTCAAATTCGGCGGCCGGCAGCAGAAAATCTATGCAGGTAAATTGTACGGTAAAAAAATTACAATGCAGGAATTTTCGAATGCCTACAGCAGTGCCTACCTCTGGCAGATTCTTTCTTCCGGCCGCATGATCAGCCAGAGCGCCGAAGTCGTCGAAATGATCCGGCACGAAGCCTGGCTGCGCATTGCCGCGCTTAAAAAAGCGGAACAGGAAAAAATTGCGGCAGGCAATGAAGAAATCGTAATGAACATTCAGCGGTTTCCATTATTCGTTAATCCGCAAACAGGAGTGTTTGATTCCGGTTATTACCGCGCGCTGCTGCAGCAGATTGGCGTCAGCCCGAACACGGTGGAAGCGCTCTTTCGCGAACAGCTGATTCTGTCCAAACTCTATTTTCGCAACACACAGGCTGCGCTGATTCCGCCGTCTGAACTGAGCCGCGCCTATCACGTTTATACCGATCTTTTTACCGTCGATTACGCTATACTCGCGCGTGCCGCCGTTGAAAACGATGTTGCTGTCACGCGCGATCAGGCCGAAGAATTTTATGTGCTCTATCCTGAGCAGTTCCGCATTCCGGAGCGCATTCGCGTTTCATATATTGAAATTCCGGTGAACAGTTTTTTTGGCGAAGTTGAGCTGACCGATGAAGAAATGCTGCAGCACTATACGCGCAACCTTGAACAGTATCGTGCCGATACAACCAACGAAACCGGTGCAGTGGAATATAAAGATTTTGATGCTGTAAAAGATAAAATTGCTGCCGAGCTGCGCGCCGCCGGCGCACGGCGTCTGGCTGCCGGACGTGCCGCCGATCTCGTTGCTGAAATGACACCGAGGACGGACGGCAGTGAGCCGACGTTCAGGGAAACCGTGACCGCCGCAGGATTTGAAATTAAAACACTGCCGCCGTTCGGTGCGACTGACGAAGTGAAGGGCATTGATGCCACTTCAAATTTTCGACAGCAGGCGCTTGCGCTTCAGCCCGATTCTTATAGCTCCTACAGCGATCCCGTGGTCGGCAGAGATTTTGTCTACATTATTTCACTTGGACAGCGTTACGATTCATTCATTCCTTCGTTCGACGTCGTCGCAAGTGATGCCTCTGAAAAAGCCAAAGCTAAAGCTGTCAATGAAGCGCTTACCCGCCGTGCGCTTGAAATTTACGGAACGCTCGTCACCAAAATCGCCGCCGGCGAAACGTTTGGTGCTGCGATCAATGAATTTAATCTTGATCCTGTCACCACGCCAGAATTCAGCATGATGTCTGATCTTGACGATCCGAATGCTGCCGCAATTATGCCGCTCTGTATCAATGCGCAGAAAGGCGAAGTGTGCGAACCGGCGCCGGTCGCCGACGGTGTTCTGATTGCGTACATTGCTGATCGTAAAGCGATCGACAGTGAAGTCGGCCTCACCGGCATGCGTGAAGAACTGGTTCACATGATGGAGAACTCCCGCGCACAGCAGCTCGCCGCATCCTGGCGCAATGCGCTGCTGGTCGAGGCTGAATTTGAAGAAACGCTGCCGCAATAA
- a CDS encoding PTS sugar transporter subunit IIA produces MNHEIMTIEEVAEYLRVSERTVYDWAQKGQLPGGKLGTTWRFKRADIEGWVNRQLGTPAAPASNSPVTGFSKILSADRIVFLNTTAKEEALKTLCGVLATSPLIRNKVELETSIFRREELMSTGIGFGIGVPHVRLSSISDLVMALGIAREPITDYSSLDTIPVQIICMVAAGSSQHTQYIRTLSAISSHLKTEDVRRALIAAPDAATAYRLFAGTEA; encoded by the coding sequence ATGAATCATGAAATTATGACGATAGAAGAGGTCGCAGAGTATCTGCGGGTTTCAGAACGCACGGTGTATGACTGGGCGCAAAAAGGGCAGCTTCCCGGCGGGAAACTCGGCACAACCTGGCGTTTTAAACGTGCTGATATTGAGGGCTGGGTGAACCGTCAGCTTGGAACGCCGGCGGCACCGGCATCGAATTCTCCGGTGACCGGTTTTTCAAAAATTCTTTCCGCTGACCGTATTGTGTTTCTCAACACAACGGCAAAAGAGGAGGCGTTGAAAACACTGTGCGGGGTGCTTGCAACGTCACCGTTGATCCGGAATAAGGTGGAGCTTGAAACCTCAATTTTCCGGCGCGAAGAACTGATGAGCACCGGTATCGGATTCGGCATTGGCGTACCGCATGTCCGGCTTTCGTCGATTTCCGATCTGGTCATGGCACTCGGCATCGCGCGTGAACCGATCACCGATTATTCTTCGCTCGACACGATTCCGGTGCAGATCATTTGTATGGTTGCCGCCGGCAGTTCACAGCACACGCAATACATACGCACGCTGTCGGCAATCAGTTCGCATCTGAAAACGGAGGACGTTCGCCGCGCATTGATTGCGGCGCCGGATGCGGCGACGGCATACAGGCTGTTCGCCGGAACGGAGGCGTAA
- a CDS encoding RNA methyltransferase produces the protein MEQITSVQNLRVKRIAKLQRKAAARRTEKLTVIEGIREVQRAVENGWVPAELWLCHELGNTAITARFPATNIFECPPAVFDKITYRENPDGVLAVGPLVGQTLEELELPEIPLILVAEGLEKPGNLGALLRSADGAGADAVIVCNPATDLNNPNVIRASVGTLFYLPVAEATAEETVEFLRRKNITVFAALPAAEKIYTACDFTKPAAIVVGAEDTGLTDLWKNPAAEKIKIPMCGKNDSLNVSVSAAILLYEAVRQRRR, from the coding sequence ATGGAACAAATAACCAGCGTTCAAAATCTTCGCGTAAAACGGATTGCCAAACTGCAGCGTAAAGCTGCGGCGCGCCGGACGGAGAAATTAACGGTCATCGAAGGTATTCGTGAAGTACAGCGCGCAGTTGAAAACGGCTGGGTACCGGCTGAGCTCTGGCTTTGTCATGAATTAGGAAATACAGCGATCACCGCCAGGTTTCCGGCAACGAACATTTTTGAATGTCCGCCGGCGGTGTTTGATAAAATCACCTACCGCGAAAATCCCGACGGCGTACTGGCGGTCGGACCGCTGGTTGGCCAAACACTGGAAGAACTTGAACTTCCGGAAATTCCGCTGATCCTGGTTGCGGAGGGTCTTGAAAAACCCGGCAATCTCGGCGCATTGCTGCGCTCTGCCGACGGCGCCGGTGCGGATGCGGTAATTGTCTGCAATCCGGCGACGGACCTGAATAATCCGAATGTCATTCGCGCCAGCGTTGGTACACTGTTTTATCTGCCGGTAGCTGAAGCGACGGCAGAAGAGACCGTTGAATTCCTGCGCCGGAAAAATATTACGGTATTTGCCGCGCTGCCGGCGGCGGAAAAAATTTATACCGCTTGCGATTTTACCAAACCGGCAGCTATCGTTGTCGGCGCGGAAGACACCGGGCTTACAGATCTTTGGAAAAATCCCGCTGCCGAAAAAATTAAAATCCCGATGTGCGGCAAAAATGATTCGCTGAATGTGTCCGTTTCAGCGGCGATTCTGCTTTATGAGGCGGTGCGGCAGCGCCGGAGGTAG